The following are encoded together in the Xanthomonas vesicatoria ATCC 35937 genome:
- a CDS encoding pyridoxamine 5'-phosphate oxidase family protein, whose amino-acid sequence MSGTEMADPKELQEKFWKALKSDRTVMLGLDGVEDGHARPMTAQIEGDSGGPIWFFTSKDNALIAMLGQGRRVIGAFSSKGHDLFASISGSLREDTDRAVIDRLWNPYVAAWYEGGKDDPKLALLRLDADHAQIWLNGSSLLAGIKVLFGVDPKKDYQDKVADVPLR is encoded by the coding sequence ATGTCAGGAACCGAAATGGCAGATCCCAAAGAACTCCAAGAAAAATTCTGGAAGGCCCTGAAATCCGACCGTACCGTGATGCTGGGTCTGGATGGTGTGGAAGACGGCCACGCGCGTCCGATGACCGCACAGATCGAGGGCGACAGCGGTGGGCCGATCTGGTTTTTCACCTCCAAGGACAACGCCTTGATTGCGATGCTGGGGCAGGGCCGTCGCGTCATTGGCGCGTTCAGCAGCAAGGGCCATGATCTGTTCGCCAGCATCAGTGGTTCGTTGCGCGAGGACACCGACCGTGCGGTGATTGATCGTCTGTGGAATCCGTATGTCGCTGCCTGGTACGAAGGCGGCAAGGACGACCCCAAGTTGGCGCTGTTGCGTCTGGACGCGGACCACGCGCAAATCTGGCTCAACGGTTCCAGTCTGCTTGCCGGCATCAAGGTGCTGTTTGGTGTCGACCCGAAGAAGGACTATCAAGATAAGGTGGCGGACGTCCCGCTGCGTTGA
- a CDS encoding putative acyl-CoA thioester hydrolase, translating to MSVSHIRTTCITAALISLVSANAAALTGTASRPQLTNTEASTYTITKALAKAGPISALVTDNWNPTAGVALLSADYAVAADGSARYRTVQSAIDAAVAAGGTTRRYISIKAGTYTELVCVPTNAPPLTLFGLGAAKADTVIRFNNANPTPKPTGTASHACASNASATTVGTSNSATLTVRADDFQARHLRVDNNYVEGTYADNNQAAVALAVRGDRASFEDVLVTGNQDTLLISATNAANVIRAYFKNSTIDGDVDFIFGSGIGVFDNANIRSTGARLGANRGGYVFAPSTRPGSAHGFLAINSNFVSLSDSPDNQTYLGRAWDEGVGNLSAYVNGTSPNGQVTVRNSTLGSHIRKAAPWNASTASRPYCSSGCTHSANRFYEYGNSGAGAAD from the coding sequence ATGTCCGTCTCGCATATCCGCACGACCTGCATCACCGCTGCGCTGATCAGCCTTGTCAGCGCCAATGCGGCCGCACTCACCGGCACCGCCTCACGTCCACAACTCACCAACACCGAAGCAAGCACCTATACGATCACCAAAGCGTTGGCCAAAGCAGGACCGATCAGTGCATTGGTCACCGACAACTGGAATCCCACCGCCGGCGTTGCCTTGCTCAGCGCGGACTATGCAGTGGCCGCCGATGGCTCCGCACGCTACCGCACCGTGCAGTCGGCGATCGATGCGGCTGTGGCTGCAGGCGGCACCACGCGCCGCTACATCAGCATCAAGGCAGGCACTTATACCGAACTGGTGTGCGTGCCGACCAACGCGCCACCGTTGACCCTGTTCGGCCTGGGCGCGGCCAAGGCCGACACCGTCATCCGTTTCAATAATGCCAATCCCACGCCCAAGCCAACCGGCACTGCCAGCCATGCGTGTGCCAGCAATGCATCAGCTACCACGGTAGGCACGTCCAATAGCGCCACGCTGACCGTGCGCGCGGACGATTTCCAGGCGCGCCACCTGCGGGTGGACAACAATTACGTGGAAGGCACCTATGCGGACAACAATCAAGCGGCTGTTGCGCTGGCGGTGCGTGGGGATAGGGCCAGTTTCGAAGATGTGCTGGTCACCGGCAACCAGGACACCCTACTGATCAGTGCAACCAACGCAGCCAATGTCATCCGCGCCTATTTCAAGAACAGCACCATCGATGGCGATGTGGATTTCATCTTTGGCTCCGGTATCGGCGTATTCGACAACGCAAACATCCGCTCCACCGGCGCCCGTCTGGGAGCCAACCGAGGCGGGTATGTCTTTGCACCCAGCACACGCCCCGGCAGCGCCCATGGATTTCTCGCCATCAACAGCAACTTCGTTAGCCTGTCCGATTCACCCGACAACCAGACCTATCTGGGCCGCGCGTGGGACGAAGGGGTCGGCAATCTGAGTGCTTACGTCAATGGCACCTCGCCCAATGGTCAGGTGACGGTGCGCAACTCCACCCTGGGCAGCCATATCCGCAAAGCCGCACCCTGGAATGCATCTACGGCCAGTCGTCCCTATTGCAGCAGCGGCTGCACCCATTCGGCAAAC